A segment of the Aridibaculum aurantiacum genome:
CGGTTATTCGGTCACTACTTCCTTAATCTTTGCTGTCATTGGTTTTCTTGTTCTTTATACGCCATTTAAACAGTATACACTGGTGTACGACCAGCTGGATGCTTTTCCTTGGTGGTACCTGCCGGTGAGCGTTGTGTTAAGCCTCGTCATTCACGATACTTATTTCTACTGGATGCATCGCCTGCTACACCACCGAAAGATCTTCAGGCTGGCGCACCTGGTGCATCATAAGTCTACCAATCCGTCGCCGTTTGCATCTTACTCTTTTCATTTCATCGAATCTATTGCTGAAGGAGGCATATTAGTGTTGCTACCGATGGTCCTGCCAATGCACCCCTTAGCAATTATGCTGTTCATTGTTATCGGGTTTATCATCAATGTTTATGGCCACCTTGGCTACGAGATCATGCCGCGTTGGGTAAGGCATAGCTTCCTGTTCCAGGTCATCAATACTTCTGTACATCACAACCTGCACCATAGCAAATTCAAAGGAAACTATGGGCTTTACTTTAGGCATTGGGACAGGCTCCGCGGCACCGAGCATCCTGATTATGTAAAAGAATACGACCGTGTACAGGCGCAGCGTTTTGCTCGTAAAAAAGAAGAGAAGGAAACACAGCCAGCACCTGCTTCTTTACGTGCTTAAACTTCTCCTGGCATACATCAGCTCTTCCTCAAAGCTATCACCAATAGCTGGGTATTACCGCCACCTTCAGTTCAGCATTTCATGCTGCCTGTCCTCCTTTTGCAATAGCTAATTGTGATATCTTTCAAGCCTCAACACAATAAGGGTTTGCATATGAGGCATCTGTTCATTTTTCTTTTCCTGGTATTTTCTTTTCAAATAGCATCTGCCCAGGGGCGGGTTGTAACAGAACTGACTGACGGCTGGAAGTTCAGCAAGGGGAAGCAGGACGCAGCTTTCCAGGTGGCTTTTGACGACAAGAACTGGCAGACAGTAAGCGTGCCGCACGACTGGGCTATCTATGGCCCTTTTGATAAGGAGATAGATAAGCAGGTAGTTGCCATTACGCAAAACAACGAGAAGGTAGCTTCTGAGAAGACAGGCCGTACCGGTGCCCTGCCTTACATAGGTGAAGGCTGGTACAGGAAGGAATTAGACCTGTCGCATGTAAAACCAGGGCAACGTGCCATCATCTTATTTGAAGGAGCCATGAGTGAACCGAAAGTATACCTGAACGGTCATAAAGTAGGAGAGTGGAACTATGGATACAACTATTTCTATTTCGACATAACAGACCAACTTTTTGCTAGTGGTAAAAATCTACTGGCTGTTCACCTGCAAAATGTAGGTCAATCATCGCGGTGGTATCCTGGTGCAGGTCTTTACCGGAAGGTGAGTTTGATAGTAAAAAATGCAACACACATCAACCAGTGGGGAACATTTGTTACTACACCGCTCATCACCAAAGATGTTGCAAAGGTGAACATCAAAACTAAAGTAACAGGTAAAGATGTAAGACTTGTAACAGATATACTGGATGCTGATGGAAAGAAGGTTGCCTCCGATACAGCACGCACTCTATTCGCTAATGAATTTGAGCAGAATATTGCTGTAGCTACGCCGCATTTATGGAGCCCTGAAACACCCTACCTGTACAAGGCTGTTACCAAGCTATATTCAGGCAATGCATTGCAGGATGAAGTTACTACCCGCTTTGGTATTCGCCACATAAGCTACTTGCCGGGTACCGGCTTCAGTTTAAATGGGCAGGTACGTAAGTTCAAAGGCGTATGCCTTCACCACGATCTTGGACCGCTTGGTGCGGCTATTAATATTGCTGCTTTACGCAGGCAACTACGCATCCTGAAAGACATGGGCTGCGATGCTATCCGCAGTTCGCACAACATGCCATCGCAGGAGCAATTGGATCTATGCGACGAGATGGGCTTTATGTTTTTAGCAGAGAGCTTTGATGAATGGGCAAAGCCTAAAGTGAAAAATGGTTACGCTCGTTTCTTTGCCACTGATGCAGAAAAGGATGTTGTGAACCTGGTACATGCTACGCGCAATCATCCTTCTATTGTAATGTGGAGCTCAGGCAATGAAGTGCCGGATCAATATGGTGCAGAAGGTGTTAAACGCGCAAAATGGTTGCAGGATATCTTTCACCGGGAAGATCCTACACGCCCTGTTACGGTAGGTATGGACCAGGTAAAGGCAACCATGGCCTCAGGCTTTGGTGCCGTGCTTGACATTCCGGGATTGAACTATAGAACACATCTATATGAAGAAGCCTACAAGGCATTCCCGCAGGGTTTGTTGCTGGGTTCCGAAACTGCATCAACAGTTAGTTCCCGCGGCGTTTATAAGTTTCCTGTAGTAAAGGCAAGGGAAAAGCAATACGATGATCACCAGTGCTCATCGTACGACCTGGAGTACTGTAGCTGGAGTAATCTACCCGAAGATGATTTCATTCTGCAGGATGATAAACCATGGGTGATAGGAGAGTTTGTATGGACAGGTTTTGATTACCTGGGCGAGCCAACACCGTACGATAATAAATGGCCTTCCCGCAGTTCTTACTTTGGTATCAACGACCTGGCAGGTTTGCCTAAAGACCGTTACTACCTGTATAGGAGCCGCTGGAATACCAAAGATGAAACCTTGCACATTTTGCCGCATTGGAACTGGCAGGGAAGGGAAGGAGAAATCACGCCGGTATTTGTTTATACTAATTACGACAGTGCCGAATTGTTCATCAATGGACGGAGCATGGGTGTGCAGAAAAAGCATAATGCGACGCCGCAAACAAGGTACCGCCTGATGTGGATGGATGTAAAATACGAGCCGGGAACAGTGAAGGTAGTAGCCTTTGGTAAAGATGGTAAGCCTGCTGCTGAAAAGAGCATAACGACTGCCGATAAACCTCACAAGCTGGTGGTGGAGGCGGACCGAACCACCATTGATGCGGATGGAAATGACATATCGTTCGTTACAGTTTCTGTGGTGGATAAGAAAGGTAATTTATGTCCAACGGCTGCCGAGCAATTGCAATTCTCTGTAACAGGCAAAGGCACCTATCGTGCAGCATGTAATGGTGATGCCGCTTCATTGGAGCTGTTTCATTTGCCGACCATGAAAACCTTTAGCGGCAAGTTGGTAGTCCTGTTGCAATCAACCAAAGAGCCCGGGGAAATGACGTTAACTGTTACAGGAAAAGGACTGCAGGCAGCGAAGCTTCAGGTGAGAACGAAGAGGTAGTTGTGACGTTTTGGTGTAAAGAGAACTTTATAATAAAAAAGCTCCTGCAATGAGATCATTCCAGGAGCTTTTTTCACGTGCAGTATTTACTGCTTTATAAACTGTATGTAGTTCTTGATCGATGTTCCTGATATGCTAAGGGTATACATACCCACAGCAAGTGCATTAGCATCTATCTGTACACTGTTATGGCCTGCCTGTAACGCTACCTGCCTGGTTGTTACTATTCTTCCCGATTGATCAGATATGGTGTAAGTGATACATTCATTCTTTTCAAGTACCAGCACGAGTGTGGTAGTTGATTTAACCGGGTTTGGATAAAGTGATGCAACTGTTGCTTTTGCTTTAAGCTGTATGGCTACAATAGCAGAATAACTGAAGCGGCCATCTATATCCATCATCTTAAGCCTATAAAAAGCCACAGGTGCTGCAATAGATTTTGTGTTAGCTACAAAAGAATAACTCCTGCTACCCGTTGAATTACCAGCGGCATCTACAGTGCCGGTCTTAATGAAGTTTCTTCCGTCAGTGCTTGCTTCTACATCGAATTGCAGTGTGTTCTGTTCATTTTCTGTTTTCCAATCAAGCAGTGCAAAGCTGTTTTGCAATTTGCCACTAAAAGAAACCAGCGATAATGGGAGGGATGTACAGCCTTCCGTCATATTTACTGTAACAGATGTTGTGGTCAATGCACCATTTGTAGTCATTGCCCTGCCTTCCAGCCTTACACCTGTAGGAAGATTAACTGCACCGTTGTTGCTGATAAATGTTCCTTTCAGATCTGCATTGGTTCCAATAGTGATTGCGCCATTAACGATCCAGTACACATTCCTTGCCTGGGTTCCATTAATTAAACTTACTGCAGCAAAAGAACCCGAAGAAAGTGCACCATAGATCTTAATTACAAATACCGCATTAGCGTTTCCTTCAGCATCCAGGAACAAGGTATCTACAAACGAAGTGGCACCATTCAAAACATACGTATGTGGCGTAAGAACAAGTCCCTGCCCAAATTGTGCAGGAAATAATAATTCAATATCAGCAGTTAAAGCATTGAGGTAAGTTCGAGCATTTATCAGGGCGGCAGCAGCTGCATTGGTTGAATTATCAGGTATCGGATGTATCGTCCCCTCTACCCTCAATGCATCGTAGCCTGTGGTCAAGCCTACATTAGTTCCTATATCGCCTTTTACTGTTGTAGTACCCGTGTTATGAACATCTTCGTTTCCTGAAAGCAGCGCATAACAGATTGCAGAACCAAGATCAGGTGCTGTAGGTCCGTTCAGTACAACGCTTCCACAACCTGATGGGATTTTTGCTGTTGTATTATTAATGGTAACTGCTCCGTTGATAGATAGCAACCTGCCTTCAATGTTTGCACCCGATCCTACACTAATAAAATCGTTATGTGCAATCACATTTCCTTTCATCACTGACAAGGAACCAAGTGATGCCGCACCTTCTATCTTCCAGAAGATATTACAAGCCAAAGCGCCGTTGATCAATTTTACTTCGGAACCAGTAGTAGAACTGAACGCAGCAGATATCTTAAAGATGAATACTGCATTTTGATTTCCCTGCGCATCCAGTTGAAGTATACCACTAAGTGTGGTTACCCCCGAAATGTCGTATACACCTGCTGTAAGGGTAGTGCCATTGCCTAGCAACGGAGCATGCGTTGCTGTAGGTACAGCACTGTTAAGTTGGTTGTAAGCGCTGTTCAGATTATTGGTTGCGCTTGCAGTTGCACCATCGCCGCTATGCATTACACCATTCACATTGCCAAAGCCGGTAGTACCACCATTATTGGTACCTACATTGCCTGTTAATTGAGATTTGTTGGTATTGCCTATAGCGCCTATTGTAGTGAAGATGACAAAGTTTGCTGATGTGCCTAAATTGATTACCTGTGCAAAAGTTTTAGAGGAAATAGATAGTAGCGTAATAACAGCCACTACGGGGAGTAGAAATTTGTTTTTCATGTAAATATTGGATGATGCGAATTAATTTTCGCTCCAGGCAAATATCAAGTAGTTAACCTTGTCCATTGTTACATACTTACATCTATTTGTTACGGAAATCACACATTTTGCAACATGATCTCATGCTTTATCCCGCTCTTCTTGAATGCGGAAGGAGTAAGTCCTGTGGTCTTTTTAAACTGGTTGGAGAGGTGTGCAACACTGCTGTAGTGCAATTTATAAGCTATTTGTGTAAGATTATATTCATCTGCTATCAGCAGTTGTTTCACCTTCTGTATTTTCTGTTGAATAATAAATTGCTGGATATTTACACCTTCCACTTTTGAGAATGTATTTGCCAGGTAAGTATAATCATAACTAAGTTTATGGCTAATAAATTCAGAATAATTCAAAACAGGTAATGCTTCAGGATTATTTATTAATTCTGTTATTAGGTTTTTGATCTTTTCAACCAGGATCTGTTTTTTATCATCGAGCAATTCAAGACCTGACTTGATAAGGTTTGCTTTGAGTGTTTCTCTTTGATCGTGCGATGGCACATGAAGTAATGCTACGTTACCCATTTCAACCGAGGTAAATGAAATGCCTATTCTTAAAAGCTCTTCCTCAACCAGTAGTTTACAGCGCAGGCAAACCATGTTTTTAATATGCAAATTCATTAATTGTTGGAAAAGAACTTAGTTGTATCAACCTCACATGAAGGTGTTTGGTGAATATCGTCTTTTAATTACCAGGTACCATGTTTATTTTATTATCTACAAGCGAATGTTCTCTATGAACAAGCTTTGTGCTGTTTGTTACTTACATGCACATACAAAGCAGGTGTTATGTATGTAGAAGAACCAGCTCTTAACCTGCCAACCGGCAGGAACAGTGTATGTGGTGTAGCAAAAGGATAAAGGCTACATATCCATTACTTGATGGTACCTATAGAAGAAATTGAAAGTTTGTAGGAGAATGGATAATTTTCCACCTGCAAGCACAACTTGCAGTGCTATGCGTCTTTATCAAAATCAACCTTTTCTAATATGGCTACTAAAAACAAAACAAACGAAACTGAAGTAAGTGTAACTGATTTTATAGAATCCTACGTTGAAAATGAGCAAAAGAAAGCGGATACTTACCGGCTGGTGGAGTTAATGCAAGAATGGTCAGGCTTTGAGCCAAGGATGTGGGGGCCTACGATCATTGGGTTTGGCAGCTATCATTATAAGTATGCAAGCGGGCACGAAGGAGATGCACCTATACTAGGTTTTTCACCGCGCAAGCCCGAGTTCTCCCTGTATGTATATTCACCTACAGAAGAAAGCCAGGAATTAGTAAAAGACTTCGGCAAGTTCAAAATGGGTAAGGCCTGCATATATGTTAAGAAATTATCCGACATCAATATTGACATCTTAGAGAAACTTGCCAGGATCTCCATTGCCTATACAAATGAACACTATGAATGTGGCTGTAGGATTAAGTAAGGGAGGAAATGAAAAATGTAAAATGAAAACCGATAAGCTTTGTTGTGGATGAAAGAAATCAAAAGTTCAAAATTCAAAAGTCAAAAAAGAACCCACCGCCCGTCACCAAATCCGACATCTCAAAATTAGAAATCAACAATCTCTCTTCGTGCCTCTTCGTCTCGTCGTGTCTTTATGGTTCAAATAATTCAAATTCAAAAGTAAAAAAGAACCGTCGGTTGGCCCACAAATCCGATCCCAAAATCAGAAATCAGCAATCTCTCTTCGTGCCTCTTCGTGTCGTTGCGCCTTAGTGTCGGAAAAGTCAAAATTCAAATGTCAAAAAAAGAACCCACCGCACGGCGACAATCTGAAATTTAAAATCATCAATTGCACATCATCTTATCAATACAATCGTTCCTTTTCGTATCACTGGCCCGCATGTGGTAATGGCTTTGATGTAGTAGACATAGGTACCTGTACCAACCTGGTGGCCCTTGCTGGTTCCATCCCAGCACTTGGATGGATCCGAAGTGGCAAAGAGTACGCTGCCCCACCTGTCAAACACCTGCATCTCAAGGTCACTTACCCAACCCCATGATTTCACTCCAAAGCAGTCATTCTTTCCATCACCATTAGGCGTAAAGGCCGAAGGAAGCAGGTAGCCTCCATCTGCATCGCCTTTGTCTACAACTAAAGTAATACTATCACTTGCCGTACAACCCCTGTTGGTTGTAACGGTAACCTTGTAGTTAGTGGTAGCCGCAGGCGAGGCCACTGTGCTTGCTGTAACTGCATTTGATAAACTGGTTGATGGAGTCCACAGGTAAGTTCTTCCACCCGATGCGGTGAGTGTAGCTGAACCCACAATACAATTGATGTCGTTCGTCTTGCTGATGCTAATAATAGGATTTGGATTGATGCTGAGCCTGATGTTGGTAACAATGCTATCACAGCCGGTAACATCTTTCACCACATCAGTATAGGTGCCGGCAGTATTCACCACCATACCCGAAGGCAAGGTATATGTTTCACCAGTGCATATAGCTGGAGTGATAATATTTGTCACAGGTTGTTTTACAAGCAGGGTTAGTATAGTGATCAAGCTATCGCAGCCTGTATTGTACCGGATGGTATCGCTGTATAAGCCAGAAGCATTGACCATTGTACCGGATGGTAAAGTATACGTAGCGCCCGAACAAACAGCAGCACTTGTATTCAATCTTGTTACTGTTCTTACTACCAGGTTTAAGGTTGTGATGATACTATCGCAACCTGTGGTATACCGCAAAGTGTCGCTGTACACACCTGTAGCATTGACTGTGTTACCAGACGGTAAAGTGTATACCTGTCCCTGGCAAATAGTACCAGCCGCTGATACACGTTCTACGGTTCTCAAGGTGATGGTGATGGTGCTGATCAGGCTATCGCAGCCTGTACTGTATGCGGCTGTGTCGATGAAAGTACCCGTAGAATTGACAACCGTACCAGATGGCAGTGTATATCCTTGCCCGGCACAAACGGCAACGCTGAACGTCTGCCGTACTACCTGCTGCACAGTAAGGTGGATGGTATTGATAACGCTATCGCAGCCGGTGCTATAACGAAGCGTATCGTTATAGATGCCGGCTGTATTCACAACTGCACCTGATGGTAGTGTATACGCCTGTCCTGCGCACACCACAGCATTACTTCTTTGCCTGCTTACTGGCTTCACCAGCAAGTTTATGGTTGTTATCAAACTATCGCAGCCGGTAGTATAGCGAACGGTATCACTATAAGTACCTGTTGTATTTACCACCACGCCTGATGGTAGAGTGAAGGTTTGGCCTTCGCATATTGCGGCAGCATTGGTTTGTCGTAGCAATGGTTTTACAGTAAGTGATGTTGTAGTGATAACACTATCGCAACCGGAGGTATAGTACAAAGTGTCAACAAATGTTCCGCTTGTACTTACTACGGAACCTGATGGAAGTGTATACGCCTGCCCTTCGCAAACAGAGGCTGTTACTGCTGTTCGTGTAACGGCATTTACTGCCAGTGTAACAGAGCTGATAAGGCTGTCGCAGCCTGTTACATATCTTACCGTATCTGCATAAAATCCCGCTGCTGTTACTACCATACCTGATAGAAGTGTATACGATTGTCCTTCGCAAATAGAAGCATTCGTATTTCGTCGTATAACTGGTGTAACAGTAAGATTGGTTGTTGTTATCAAACTATCGCAGCCGCTGATATAACGAACTGTATCACTATAAGCACCTGTTGTATTAACCACTACGCCTGATGGTAAGGTATAGGTTTGTCCTTCGCATATTGCGGCAGCATTGATTTGCCGTAGTAATGGTTTTACTGTAAGTGATGTTGTAGTGATAACACTATCGCAACCGGAGGTATAGTGTAAGGTATCAACAAAAGTTCCACTTGTACTTACTACGGAACCAGATGGAAGAGTATACGACTGCCCTTCGCACACAGAGGCTGTTACTGTTGTTCGTGTAACCATATTTACCGCCAATGTAACAGAGCTAATGAGGCTGTCGCAACCTGCTATATATTTTACAGTATCTGCATAAAATCCCGCTGCTGTTACTACTGTTCCTGATGGAAGTGTATACGTTTGTCCTTCGCAAATAGAAGCATTCGTATTTCGTCGTATAATCGGTGTAACAGTAAGATTGGTTGTTGTGATCAAACTGTCGCAGCCGCTGATATAACGTACCGTATCGCTGTAAGCACCTGTTGTAGTTACCACTACGCCTGATGGTAGGGTGTACGTTTGTCCTTCGCATATTGCGGCAGCATTGGTTTGTCGCAGAAGTGGTTTTACAGTAAGTGAAGTAGTAGTGATCAAACTATCACAACCGGAGGTATAGTGTAAGGTATCAACAAAAGTTCCGCTTGTACTTACTACGGAACCAGATGGAAGTGTATACGACTGCCCTTCGCAAACAGAGGCTGATACTGCTGTTCGTGTAACCATATTTACCGCCAGTGTAACAGAGCTGATAAGGCTGTCGCAACCTGCTATATATTTTACAGTATCTGCATAAAATCCCGCTGCTGTTACTACCATACCTGAAGGAAGTGTATACGTTTGTCCTTCGCAAATAGAAGCATTCGTATTTCGTCGTATAACTGGTGTAACAGTAAGATTGGTTGTTGAGATCAAACTATCGCACCCCGTAATATAACGTACCGTATCACTGTATGCACCTGTTGTAGTTGCCACTACGCCTGATGGTAAGGTGTAGGTTTGTCCTTCGCATATAGCGGCAGCATTAGTAAGTCTGAACAAAGGTTTTACCGTAAGGTTAATGGTAGTAATAAGGCTGTCGCAGCCAGAAGCATAGCGAACGGTATCTGCATACGTACCAGTCATATTCACAACTACGCCCGACGGTAATGTATAAGTTTGTCCTGCACAAATATTTGCTCCTGTATTAATGCGCACTACATCGTCTACCTGCAGGGTGATATTGCTGATCAATGTATCGCAGCCATTACCGTTGCGCAGCGTGTCCCTGTACAAGCCTGCTGTACTTACCTGCACACCCGAAGGCAGGGTATAGGTTTGCCCCTCGCATATTTTTTCCGTTCTGCTAACTGTTCTGAATGAATCTACACTCACTTCTATTGTATCGCGGAATGTACAGCCGCCCAGGAGTATTTCTACCCAGTACTGCCCCGGCTGTGTAACAGTGAATGTAGGCGATGTTGAATTGTCTTGCCACTTGTAAGAACTGGCTCCATTCACTGTAGCATTGGCTGTATAAGGCATGTTGCGTTGGCAGATGGTGGTATCATTTCCCAGTAGCTTAAGATTGGCACTTACCACCATGAATGAATCTCGTATCGTACAACCATTCAGGTACAGGTCAACCCAGTAATAGCCTGGCTGTGCAACTGTAATGCTACTGGTACTTGCACCTGTACTCCATGCATATTGTTCGCCCTGTCCCCTGTAAGCATCCAATGCTACCGTGGTCACATTGCACAGAGCTCTTGTTTGCAATGGCCGCTTGCTGATCGGATTGATCCAGATATTGATCGTATCTCTTGCCTTACATCCGTTATAGGTTACTTCTACCCATGGGCTGGCTGTACCATTAAATGTGGCCGTGGGTTGTACGCTACCATGGTACCAATAGTAAGTAGATCCAGGATGCGATGTAGCATCTAAAGCAACCGCACTGCCGCTGGTGCAAATGATGGTGTCATTGCCAAGATTGACAGATGGCCGTGCAGGTATGGTGATGGTCTGTATAGATGAATCCTTCTTGTTACAACCCGCAGTAGTATTTGTTATTACCAGCTTTACCGTATAGGTAGCATCGGTAGTAAGTGCAGGATAAAAGTAACTTGGGGAAACTGCATTGCTTGTTTGGTTGTTGTGTCCAAAATTCCATTCGTAAGTGATGGCCGATCCATAAGTAGAAAAGTTGGTGAACTGGACGTTCTTGTCTTTGGTACAGTCAAACTTAGGAGTGAAGTTGGCAACGCCTATACAATTGTTGGCGGGCAAACAACTATCGGCATGTATCACTGCAGAAATATTCAGATCAATAGTACCAGTGACCTGCGCAGTATTAGGAAGCATAATGGGCGTGAAGACCTGTATATAATAGCTGTTGCCAGGAGCAAGGCATTTGTAGGTATTGCGGGTAAGCGCGTCCTGCACGCAGCTTTGTTCCTGCATAGCACCACAACTGCCCGTCATCATCCTGTACTTTATATCGGTGCTGGAGGCATTGGTATTTTCATTGATGAAAACAGTGACATCCAATGTATCGGTGCCGGTAATATCCAGTCGGTACCAGCTGGTTTTATAACTGCTGGTGGTGGCATTGGCAGGACAAGTAAGTGTAGGATTGAATTCTCCATAATCTGTACCAATGGTATGACAATCTACCAGTACAGGTACTACTCTTGTGCCGGGGCCATTCAGATTTGTTATCATTGGTGCGCTGCAAAAATCACCGGCTTGTGGTATGATCTCTACCTGCGGGTATACATCTTCATCCAGGGCATTGCAGCCAGGTAATAAAAGATAGTAAGTACCGGGTTCGATACACCGCTGCGCCCAGTTGCCATTGTTGCTATGCGTAGAAGTGTACAGCAGGTGTTTTAAACCTCTTGAAGTAGAATCACCAGGCAGTACCTGCTTGAACAGTTGCACATGATCGTAGTAGCTTTCATTCCTGTTCTTAAAAAATGCAGCGTAGCGAATTTGTCCCGTGGTAGCGGTAGTAAACTTGTACCAAAGCGTCTTGTTGCAATTGGTAACATAAGTATAGTTGATCGGGTCAGATAAAGCCCTTGTGGCACAAGTGAAATTATCTGTTTCACCTCTTACGATACCGGTATTGATCGTACCCATATCGTAAGCATTGGCATAATGATCAAACTTCGCCGGCTTGGCGCCTACCGAATCAAACAGCACCGATACTTCTACCTGGCTGTTGGGGTTCATTACATCATTGGAAGCAAAGCCAGTTGTATTCCTGTTTTCTACAACAATATAAAAACGTGACGCTTTAAAAGTGCAAGGCGGAACAAGAAACTCTATCTCATCCGGTCCGCTGCAATATGCATATGGTTGGCCGCCATTGTGATTGCGCGCTATAAACGTAAGTCCTTGTGCAAATGTCGAATCTACCTGGCCGCTATTTACTACCTGCGTAAAAGGCAGTGCGCCATCTACATCACTTTTATAAATAGCAAAAGGATACTGGTGCATTTTGCCAGTGGTTTTATTGCTTACCCGTATCCGCACTTTTCCCGGGTGCTCAATATTGAAGGTGTACCAAAGGTTTCTCCTGTCAATAAGGGATGGATGTGGTGCGGTAGTATTATCAGGGTGTAGAACCACATTGGTGCCTGCATTGTAGATGTTAGGATTGTATTGAGACATGCAAGCTGCCTCAGCAGGATCGGTGTTTTGCGCACCTGTGGTACAATAAAAGAAATCATTGCTTGGTGCACGGCTCGCTTCTAAAGGGTTCACATCTCCGGGCTTACCATTGCGCCATGTGCTGTCAGGAAGTACTACGCCAAAATCGTATGCTTTAGCTGCATGGTCGAAACGGCTGGTTCCTACCTGGTCTACATAGATGGTAGGAGTAACCGCGATGCAGGATGTGGAGTAAGCAGACGAGCCATAGATGACAAGGGTATAGATGCCTGGCTGGAGCTTACAAAACTCGCTGTACTTACCGTTGGTAAGGCAGGATTGAAGCGGCGCATCTGTTCTCAACCGTATGCTGTCATTTCCTCTTACATCAAAGTTGTACATCGACACTACAAAATCGTAAGGCATTTGCCCTACCTGCACATACGATTCTTGTGTAAGCTGGAAAACATAAAAGGAAACTTTTACATTGTCAGCAGAGCAGGCCTGCATGTGATGGTTGATAAAACTGGTATCCTGGCTGCAATCAAAATTCTCCGCATTTAGCGTGTACTTTTTTGCAGTGATCGGGTAGGCTGCAGTATGCCCCGGTTGCGGCCCCCATTCTATCTTGTAAGGCTGGCCTGTCAATGTATCAACAGATGCCTTGTGCGGCCGGTTGAACTTAGGCTTTGGACAACCAACAGTAAGCTGGATAAAGATGGCATTTGCACGTCCAACATCTGAAGATTGTATGTTGTACGGGTTGTTAGGTATGGGATTACTATAACTGGGTCCGGTACCATATGAAACCACTGTATACCATCCCGCAGGCAGCGCATCACACTGGCTGCCGCTAACACTAGTGAAGCAGGTATATCTTGCTCCTACCTTTCTCAATTGAGCTACACCGTCGGTTGCTTTGCCTGAGAACAAAGTATGTAGACCAGCAAAATGCGTATAGGAGTAACTGCTGTAAATGGAAACAATGGTAGGCTTATCGAGGTAGAACTGGCGGTAGATCTGTTTGGTAGTTGGAACCGACCATGGACCCAAACAAGGATTAACACCATCGATCACCAGCGGGTTGTCGTAACACGAAAAAGTATCTATGGCACTTCTAACCAGGTTATAGATCGGGTCAATGTTTTGCCACACGTTGCCCATATCTTCTGCTTTGGCAGGAGCATTAAATTTAGGAACAGGCTTGGCTATGGTAAATTTAGAAGTGACCTCGTAACCCAGCCTGTTGTCAAAGTTGGCTATGGTATATGTTCCGGGCGTCAAGCAAGCATTTTGCGCATTAC
Coding sequences within it:
- a CDS encoding sterol desaturase family protein, with product MEVIVEQLALLFSITLFRYLFIAGVAFLIFYKLFPRRMKKNKIQGRSAGKADFIREVGYSVTTSLIFAVIGFLVLYTPFKQYTLVYDQLDAFPWWYLPVSVVLSLVIHDTYFYWMHRLLHHRKIFRLAHLVHHKSTNPSPFASYSFHFIESIAEGGILVLLPMVLPMHPLAIMLFIVIGFIINVYGHLGYEIMPRWVRHSFLFQVINTSVHHNLHHSKFKGNYGLYFRHWDRLRGTEHPDYVKEYDRVQAQRFARKKEEKETQPAPASLRA
- a CDS encoding helix-turn-helix domain-containing protein; this translates as MNLHIKNMVCLRCKLLVEEELLRIGISFTSVEMGNVALLHVPSHDQRETLKANLIKSGLELLDDKKQILVEKIKNLITELINNPEALPVLNYSEFISHKLSYDYTYLANTFSKVEGVNIQQFIIQQKIQKVKQLLIADEYNLTQIAYKLHYSSVAHLSNQFKKTTGLTPSAFKKSGIKHEIMLQNV
- a CDS encoding ice-binding family protein, with the protein product MKNKFLLPVVAVITLLSISSKTFAQVINLGTSANFVIFTTIGAIGNTNKSQLTGNVGTNNGGTTGFGNVNGVMHSGDGATASATNNLNSAYNQLNSAVPTATHAPLLGNGTTLTAGVYDISGVTTLSGILQLDAQGNQNAVFIFKISAAFSSTTGSEVKLINGALACNIFWKIEGAASLGSLSVMKGNVIAHNDFISVGSGANIEGRLLSINGAVTINNTTAKIPSGCGSVVLNGPTAPDLGSAICYALLSGNEDVHNTGTTTVKGDIGTNVGLTTGYDALRVEGTIHPIPDNSTNAAAAALINARTYLNALTADIELLFPAQFGQGLVLTPHTYVLNGATSFVDTLFLDAEGNANAVFVIKIYGALSSGSFAAVSLINGTQARNVYWIVNGAITIGTNADLKGTFISNNGAVNLPTGVRLEGRAMTTNGALTTTSVTVNMTEGCTSLPLSLVSFSGKLQNSFALLDWKTENEQNTLQFDVEASTDGRNFIKTGTVDAAGNSTGSRSYSFVANTKSIAAPVAFYRLKMMDIDGRFSYSAIVAIQLKAKATVASLYPNPVKSTTTLVLVLEKNECITYTISDQSGRIVTTRQVALQAGHNSVQIDANALAVGMYTLSISGTSIKNYIQFIKQ
- a CDS encoding DUF4982 domain-containing protein, yielding MRHLFIFLFLVFSFQIASAQGRVVTELTDGWKFSKGKQDAAFQVAFDDKNWQTVSVPHDWAIYGPFDKEIDKQVVAITQNNEKVASEKTGRTGALPYIGEGWYRKELDLSHVKPGQRAIILFEGAMSEPKVYLNGHKVGEWNYGYNYFYFDITDQLFASGKNLLAVHLQNVGQSSRWYPGAGLYRKVSLIVKNATHINQWGTFVTTPLITKDVAKVNIKTKVTGKDVRLVTDILDADGKKVASDTARTLFANEFEQNIAVATPHLWSPETPYLYKAVTKLYSGNALQDEVTTRFGIRHISYLPGTGFSLNGQVRKFKGVCLHHDLGPLGAAINIAALRRQLRILKDMGCDAIRSSHNMPSQEQLDLCDEMGFMFLAESFDEWAKPKVKNGYARFFATDAEKDVVNLVHATRNHPSIVMWSSGNEVPDQYGAEGVKRAKWLQDIFHREDPTRPVTVGMDQVKATMASGFGAVLDIPGLNYRTHLYEEAYKAFPQGLLLGSETASTVSSRGVYKFPVVKAREKQYDDHQCSSYDLEYCSWSNLPEDDFILQDDKPWVIGEFVWTGFDYLGEPTPYDNKWPSRSSYFGINDLAGLPKDRYYLYRSRWNTKDETLHILPHWNWQGREGEITPVFVYTNYDSAELFINGRSMGVQKKHNATPQTRYRLMWMDVKYEPGTVKVVAFGKDGKPAAEKSITTADKPHKLVVEADRTTIDADGNDISFVTVSVVDKKGNLCPTAAEQLQFSVTGKGTYRAACNGDAASLELFHLPTMKTFSGKLVVLLQSTKEPGEMTLTVTGKGLQAAKLQVRTKR
- a CDS encoding DUF1801 domain-containing protein gives rise to the protein MATKNKTNETEVSVTDFIESYVENEQKKADTYRLVELMQEWSGFEPRMWGPTIIGFGSYHYKYASGHEGDAPILGFSPRKPEFSLYVYSPTEESQELVKDFGKFKMGKACIYVKKLSDINIDILEKLARISIAYTNEHYECGCRIK